One window from the genome of Nitrospira defluvii encodes:
- a CDS encoding efflux RND transporter periplasmic adaptor subunit, whose amino-acid sequence MIRRLRWSALAPMLCGWFALALVPGCKQEAGSAPPLQVPEVGVVVATAQDVPDEPEFIGQAESSRPVEIRSQVTGILKQWFFKEGRDVKKGDRLYQIDPVPFHAAMLSAKAKVAQSEARLVQAKQNLARVKPLLAEQAVSTKDVDDAVAEELAAKAALEGAKAELVKAKFDLDNTLIIAPINGMIERTRVYEGRLVSAQTDLLTMIHQVDPMYVIVSAPESFLLKRKRDTDAKRIQHPGVYQLRGVLTFVDGTTYQHEGVLDLLDVGLKTDTGSRQARVVFPNPDRVLLPGQFVRVRFKGTLKTGAILVPQRAVQQGAKGSIVFVVGKDDKVEMREIVATSWQGNQWIVEEGLHVGDRIIVEGLHKIAPGAPVKPVPVPAAGAATVPTAAPTQPESAS is encoded by the coding sequence ATGATCAGGCGACTGCGATGGTCCGCTCTAGCGCCGATGTTGTGCGGGTGGTTCGCGTTGGCACTTGTGCCTGGTTGCAAGCAGGAGGCCGGTTCCGCTCCGCCACTTCAGGTGCCGGAGGTGGGGGTCGTGGTCGCGACCGCTCAGGATGTGCCTGACGAGCCAGAGTTCATCGGCCAGGCAGAGTCGTCGCGTCCCGTGGAAATTCGATCCCAGGTCACCGGCATTTTGAAACAGTGGTTTTTTAAGGAAGGGCGCGACGTCAAAAAGGGCGATCGGCTTTATCAAATCGATCCTGTTCCGTTCCACGCCGCGATGCTGAGTGCCAAGGCCAAAGTGGCGCAATCGGAAGCCCGGTTGGTGCAGGCCAAGCAGAATCTGGCGCGCGTGAAGCCGCTGTTAGCGGAGCAGGCGGTGAGTACGAAAGACGTGGATGACGCGGTGGCCGAAGAGTTGGCGGCCAAGGCCGCTCTGGAAGGGGCCAAAGCCGAACTCGTCAAAGCCAAATTCGATCTCGACAATACGCTGATCATCGCGCCGATCAATGGGATGATCGAACGGACTCGTGTGTATGAAGGCCGATTGGTGTCGGCGCAAACGGATCTGTTGACCATGATCCATCAAGTCGATCCCATGTATGTCATCGTGAGTGCGCCGGAGAGTTTTTTGCTGAAACGGAAGCGCGATACCGATGCCAAACGGATTCAGCATCCCGGCGTGTACCAGTTGCGCGGCGTGCTGACGTTTGTCGACGGCACCACGTACCAGCATGAAGGGGTCTTGGATCTGCTCGATGTGGGATTGAAAACCGATACGGGCTCACGACAGGCACGGGTGGTATTTCCCAACCCGGATCGGGTGTTGCTGCCGGGGCAGTTCGTGCGGGTACGGTTCAAGGGCACGCTCAAGACCGGGGCGATTCTGGTGCCGCAACGTGCGGTACAACAGGGCGCCAAGGGCTCCATCGTATTTGTGGTGGGCAAGGACGATAAGGTCGAGATGCGGGAGATTGTGGCGACCAGTTGGCAGGGCAACCAATGGATTGTGGAGGAGGGATTGCATGTCGGCGATCGCATCATTGTGGAGGGCCTGCATAAAATAGCGCCCGGGGCTCCGGTGAAGCCCGTACCGGTTCCCGCCGCCGGCGCAGCGACCGTTCCGACTGCCGCCCCGACGCAGCCGGAGAGCGCCTCGTGA